A region from the Pseudonocardia petroleophila genome encodes:
- a CDS encoding type II secretion system F family protein: MAVVALITAIRGGIVNHRPSGPSAPRRRRLERIQRAASSSEVRRRAAVSCLLGIAVWTVSGWPVAGVATTAAGVLLPWLLGGGRVVENRLATLEALEGWCRRMGDMLAGGGAIGLAQAVIVSAERTDGPIGPAVRVLARQLREGDTGPSEALRGFADAVDDRTGDAVAAALLLALHAQSPGVGQVLRQLADGVARDVRARRDIEAERAESRQSVRMLLIIQAALLVLLALVPGFAAPYGTPVGQAVMAVLLVGTGAVLVWMRRLAVGQPAPRFLTGTRGMP, from the coding sequence GTGGCCGTCGTCGCGCTGATCACCGCGATCCGAGGCGGAATCGTCAATCATCGGCCGTCCGGACCGTCTGCGCCTCGCCGTCGACGTCTCGAACGCATTCAGCGCGCCGCGTCGAGCAGCGAGGTACGGCGACGGGCGGCGGTCTCGTGCTTACTCGGAATCGCGGTGTGGACGGTAAGCGGCTGGCCCGTGGCCGGGGTGGCGACGACGGCCGCCGGCGTGCTGCTGCCGTGGCTGCTCGGTGGCGGTCGCGTGGTGGAGAACCGGCTCGCCACCCTGGAGGCGCTGGAGGGATGGTGCCGGCGAATGGGCGACATGCTCGCCGGTGGCGGAGCGATCGGTCTCGCGCAGGCCGTCATCGTCTCCGCGGAGCGGACGGACGGCCCGATCGGACCTGCGGTCCGGGTGCTGGCTCGGCAGCTGCGCGAGGGCGACACAGGGCCGTCGGAGGCGCTTCGTGGTTTCGCGGACGCGGTCGACGATCGGACCGGGGACGCCGTCGCCGCCGCCCTGCTCCTCGCGCTCCACGCGCAGAGTCCCGGCGTCGGGCAGGTCCTGCGGCAGCTGGCGGACGGCGTGGCCCGCGACGTGCGGGCCCGCCGCGACATCGAGGCAGAGCGGGCGGAGTCCCGGCAGTCGGTGCGGATGCTGCTGATCATCCAAGCGGCTCTGCTGGTCCTGCTTGCTCTCGTTCCCGGATTCGCCGCGCCGTACGGGACACCCGTCGGCCAGGCCGTCATGGCGGTTCTGCTGGTCGGTACCGGGGCGGTGCTCGTGTGGATGCGCCGGCTCGCCGTCGGACAACCGGCACCCCGGTTCCTCACCGGCACGCGAGGCATGCCGTGA
- a CDS encoding CpaF family protein: MTRPVNGSPVRTTHQALARRVHGAILERLAGHPGRERLDRSDQRQLVLAWIQAELDREARRRVIDGEEQLGPEAEQAVVRAVENTVWGLGRIQALLDVPGVEDIHIAGSDVPLLRMTDGSVRKAESAIAESDDDLVQQIQFIAAHHGSSERAFSPAQPFLNMQLPDGSRLAAMRDVVPRPVVTIRRHRLVDVTLADLVRNGTLSEPIARFLTALVRSAVSILVTGMPAAGKTTLLRALAREIDPTERFATLETEFELNLHRLPNSPPLMYAAECRSGSTERDPATGRAAGEKTLSDLLVQTLRMSVTRVIVGEVRGEEALPMLEAMNAGMPGSMCTLHAGSAAEAFERLVTAAMKGTGSGWSDGFVTRLAAQGIKYVVHMRHVRAPDGTRARFVAEVAEVSAVSDDGRVALNRIFSPAGNGDHRAVFQLLPQDRRPFVEAGVDLSFLRSQSAAR, encoded by the coding sequence GTGACCCGCCCGGTCAACGGATCACCGGTCCGGACGACCCATCAGGCACTCGCCCGACGCGTCCACGGCGCAATTCTGGAGCGGCTCGCCGGTCATCCCGGCCGGGAGCGACTCGACCGCTCAGACCAGCGACAGCTCGTGCTGGCCTGGATCCAGGCAGAGCTCGACAGGGAGGCGCGCCGGCGGGTGATCGACGGAGAGGAGCAGCTCGGCCCGGAGGCCGAGCAGGCAGTGGTGCGTGCCGTCGAGAACACGGTGTGGGGGCTCGGGCGGATCCAGGCGCTGCTCGACGTACCCGGAGTCGAGGACATCCACATCGCCGGATCGGACGTGCCGCTGCTGAGAATGACCGATGGCTCGGTGCGAAAGGCGGAGTCTGCGATCGCCGAGTCCGACGACGACCTCGTCCAGCAGATCCAATTCATCGCGGCGCACCATGGGAGCTCCGAACGCGCCTTCTCCCCCGCCCAGCCCTTCCTCAACATGCAGCTCCCCGACGGCTCCCGCCTCGCAGCCATGCGCGACGTGGTTCCCCGGCCCGTGGTCACGATCCGCAGGCACCGCCTGGTCGACGTCACGCTGGCCGACCTCGTCCGGAACGGCACGCTGTCCGAGCCGATCGCTCGATTCCTCACCGCTCTGGTCCGCTCCGCGGTGAGCATCCTCGTCACCGGCATGCCCGCGGCGGGAAAGACCACGTTGCTACGCGCACTGGCCCGCGAGATCGACCCGACCGAACGCTTCGCAACGCTGGAGACCGAGTTCGAGCTGAACCTGCACCGCCTCCCGAACAGCCCGCCGCTGATGTACGCGGCGGAATGCCGGAGCGGCTCGACGGAGCGCGATCCCGCCACCGGCCGGGCCGCGGGCGAGAAGACCCTGTCGGACCTGCTCGTCCAGACCCTCCGGATGTCGGTCACGCGGGTGATCGTGGGCGAGGTCCGGGGCGAGGAAGCACTTCCGATGCTCGAGGCGATGAACGCCGGCATGCCCGGCTCGATGTGCACCCTGCACGCCGGATCGGCTGCGGAGGCCTTCGAGAGGCTCGTGACCGCCGCGATGAAGGGCACCGGATCCGGCTGGTCCGACGGGTTCGTCACCCGACTCGCGGCCCAGGGGATCAAGTACGTCGTCCACATGCGCCACGTCCGCGCCCCGGACGGCACCCGTGCCCGGTTCGTCGCCGAGGTCGCGGAGGTCTCGGCTGTCTCCGACGACGGCCGAGTGGCGCTGAACCGCATCTTCTCCCCAGCGGGCAATGGTGATCACCGGGCGGTGTTCCAACTCCTCCCGCAGGACCGGCGGCCCTTCGTCGAAGCCGGTGTGGATCTGTCGTTCCTCCGTTCCCAGAGCGCAGCCCGATGA
- a CDS encoding SAF domain-containing protein, whose product MTTAVHPATTNGHVVPPTRRRTGRTSKLLLLAVLLGALGALLAVYAFRSAVAREGVVALARPLSYGDTVDPTALREVLLPSDTGLATIAWSDADSVIGTTAATDLRVGQTLTPDAITRERTPMPGEAVVGIPADPGHVPTTPLNPRDAVLLVSAGRPPLLATVVRTGETDLSGRRTVDVVVPQAEAEEVALAALDERVVLVLVGRG is encoded by the coding sequence ATGACGACGGCAGTGCACCCCGCCACGACCAACGGTCATGTCGTCCCACCGACTCGTCGACGAACCGGCCGAACCTCCAAACTGCTGCTGCTAGCGGTCCTTCTCGGAGCTCTCGGTGCCCTGCTGGCCGTGTACGCCTTCCGCAGTGCGGTGGCGAGGGAAGGCGTCGTGGCCCTGGCCCGTCCCTTGTCGTACGGCGACACGGTCGACCCGACCGCGCTGCGCGAGGTGCTCCTCCCGTCCGACACCGGGCTGGCGACGATCGCCTGGAGCGACGCGGACAGCGTCATCGGCACTACTGCCGCGACCGACCTCCGCGTCGGTCAGACCCTCACTCCGGACGCGATCACCCGCGAACGGACACCGATGCCCGGAGAGGCGGTCGTGGGTATCCCGGCCGACCCCGGGCACGTGCCGACCACCCCGCTGAACCCGAGGGACGCTGTGCTGCTGGTCTCCGCCGGGCGGCCACCACTCCTCGCCACGGTCGTGCGGACCGGTGAGACGGATCTGAGCGGGCGCCGCACCGTCGATGTCGTGGTGCCCCAGGCCGAGGCCGAAGAGGTCGCCCTCGCCGCGCTCGACGAGCGCGTCGTCCTCGTTCTCGTCGGCAGAGGGTGA
- a CDS encoding ATP/GTP-binding protein, with protein MPFGDSWRVGEAIDAADLLAPEPAPEAAAEAPPAAVLAQRAIELLTLDQPALRTSTGGSGFVGVPVWLWIEDGAATAGPVSATATAGASRVTATARLARVEWRMGPPGAVVSCDGPGTPWAGQSGPSPDCGYVFEQRSLPERTSGTGAWEVVATAVWTVSWNGVSGGEPVDGQEIVEVPATTALEIGEIQVLVAGETR; from the coding sequence ATGCCGTTCGGCGACTCCTGGCGGGTCGGTGAGGCCATCGACGCCGCGGACCTCCTCGCCCCGGAGCCGGCACCGGAGGCGGCGGCCGAGGCACCTCCGGCAGCGGTTCTCGCCCAGCGTGCGATCGAACTCCTCACCCTCGATCAGCCGGCACTCCGCACCTCGACCGGTGGATCCGGTTTCGTCGGTGTTCCCGTCTGGTTGTGGATCGAGGACGGTGCAGCCACAGCTGGGCCCGTCTCGGCAACGGCGACGGCCGGCGCCTCCCGCGTCACCGCGACCGCACGCCTGGCTCGCGTCGAGTGGCGTATGGGGCCGCCCGGCGCGGTCGTCAGCTGCGACGGGCCCGGGACCCCCTGGGCCGGGCAGAGCGGCCCGTCACCTGACTGCGGGTACGTCTTCGAACAGCGGTCCCTCCCGGAGCGCACCTCGGGAACCGGGGCATGGGAGGTCGTCGCCACGGCCGTCTGGACGGTCTCGTGGAACGGGGTCTCCGGCGGCGAACCGGTGGACGGCCAGGAGATCGTCGAGGTACCCGCGACGACCGCGCTCGAGATCGGTGAGATCCAGGTGCTCGTAGCCGGGGAGACCCGATGA
- a CDS encoding DUF4913 domain-containing protein, which yields MSSAAGSQDHSEQIAALMARVQALEACRDHQTDLLDELINGMPTAEPASDPAPIEDLDADGLVSWVHQCITGIIARPLRGELTWCPRWWEHPEAILRMRALHRAWAELASEPGIAMSLWLRDHLDPCLRELLNPLGPFADCAHNERYRSLNGHTPLATLPTAAPDGPLEHTG from the coding sequence ATGAGCAGCGCAGCCGGCTCGCAGGACCACTCCGAGCAGATCGCCGCACTGATGGCACGGGTGCAGGCCCTGGAGGCGTGCCGAGACCACCAGACCGACCTCCTCGACGAGCTCATCAATGGCATGCCCACGGCCGAGCCGGCGAGCGATCCGGCCCCGATCGAGGACCTCGACGCGGACGGCCTCGTCTCCTGGGTGCACCAGTGCATCACCGGCATCATCGCCCGACCGCTGCGCGGCGAGCTGACCTGGTGTCCCCGCTGGTGGGAGCACCCGGAGGCCATCCTCCGCATGCGGGCACTGCACCGCGCGTGGGCCGAGCTCGCCTCCGAACCCGGCATCGCGATGTCGCTGTGGCTCCGGGACCACCTCGACCCGTGCTTGCGGGAACTCCTCAACCCGCTCGGCCCGTTCGCCGACTGCGCGCACAACGAGCGCTACCGCAGCCTCAACGGTCACACCCCGTTGGCGACCCTGCCCACCGCCGCGCCGGACGGCCCGCTCGAGCACACCGGATGA
- a CDS encoding type IV secretory system conjugative DNA transfer family protein produces the protein MNRALLRDAAAPLLLLSAIGSAALLCVDVWLAAGAASLSSTGTWVANGPDPLTVSTLLRDGPVAVLSPGASTTVFAAVLGTVILLEAGAVVAIALLVTRASSATDPQRSLLGRRELGDLSGAAAAKRAHRLRPSLDGDEPADRGLRLLSIGRRDVWMSWEDVGLVVMGPRANKTSALAVPTVLAAPGLVVATSNKADLWALTSGLRGRAGPVWTFDPQLIAHARQTWWWDPLRSIRDVGPAERMEAAARLAGHFMGTIGGNRRDPFFHSAGEQVLTSTLLAAALQDGGTVRDVVSWLQPGSRDAVAALDAAGALAEAADLESTLHGADVTTKGILQTARTATRSLTSERILRWITPPYTWQTPPVDPPTELDLWDLLRAAQHGRATVHLLSKEGAGTAAPVVTALVDRILEVAELLAQARGGRLDPPVVAVLDEAANICPIRQLPQLYSHYGSRGIQVLTMLQSYQQGVGVWGEQGMQALWSAATIKLVGAGVDDHAFLQRLSGLIGDHDVEKTSTSIDRTRGASRQYSTARESILPASVLRALPRDQAVLLATGRKAGLGRLHPWYRERDNTDISSYADTALEELCRAAAIALGPNNPVNLTRGTP, from the coding sequence GTGAACCGCGCCCTCCTGCGGGACGCCGCAGCACCGCTACTGCTGCTCTCCGCCATCGGGTCGGCGGCGCTGCTGTGCGTCGACGTCTGGCTCGCCGCTGGCGCGGCCTCCCTCAGCAGCACCGGGACCTGGGTGGCCAACGGACCCGACCCGCTGACCGTCTCCACCCTGCTGCGCGACGGTCCGGTGGCGGTCCTATCACCCGGCGCGTCGACCACAGTGTTCGCCGCGGTGCTGGGCACGGTGATCCTGCTGGAGGCCGGAGCCGTCGTGGCGATCGCGCTCCTGGTGACAAGGGCGAGCAGCGCGACCGATCCACAGCGGTCCCTCCTGGGGCGTCGAGAGCTCGGCGACCTCTCCGGGGCCGCTGCCGCGAAACGTGCCCACCGCCTCCGACCCTCGCTCGACGGCGACGAACCCGCCGACCGCGGTCTGCGGTTGCTGTCCATCGGACGCCGGGACGTCTGGATGTCCTGGGAGGACGTCGGACTCGTCGTCATGGGACCGCGCGCCAACAAGACCAGCGCGCTCGCCGTCCCCACCGTCCTCGCCGCGCCGGGGCTCGTCGTCGCCACCTCGAACAAGGCCGACCTGTGGGCGCTGACCTCAGGTCTGCGTGGACGAGCCGGACCGGTGTGGACCTTCGACCCTCAGCTCATCGCCCACGCCCGTCAGACCTGGTGGTGGGACCCGCTGCGCAGCATCCGCGACGTCGGGCCCGCCGAACGGATGGAGGCCGCAGCCCGCCTCGCCGGACACTTCATGGGCACCATCGGCGGCAACCGGCGGGACCCGTTCTTCCACTCCGCGGGCGAGCAGGTGCTCACCTCGACGCTCCTCGCCGCCGCTCTGCAGGACGGCGGCACCGTGCGCGATGTCGTCTCCTGGCTGCAACCGGGAAGTCGGGACGCCGTCGCCGCACTCGACGCCGCGGGCGCGCTGGCGGAGGCCGCTGACCTGGAATCGACCCTGCACGGCGCCGACGTCACGACGAAGGGGATCCTGCAGACCGCGCGTACAGCAACGAGGTCGCTGACCAGCGAACGCATCCTGCGGTGGATCACCCCGCCGTACACCTGGCAGACCCCGCCCGTCGACCCGCCGACCGAGCTCGACCTGTGGGACCTCCTCCGCGCTGCGCAGCACGGCCGCGCCACGGTCCACCTGCTCTCCAAGGAAGGAGCCGGCACCGCCGCGCCCGTCGTCACCGCACTGGTCGACCGCATCCTGGAAGTCGCGGAACTGCTGGCGCAGGCCCGGGGCGGACGCCTCGATCCGCCCGTCGTCGCCGTCCTGGACGAGGCAGCCAACATCTGCCCGATCCGCCAGCTCCCCCAGCTCTACAGCCACTACGGCTCCCGCGGCATCCAGGTCCTCACGATGCTGCAGAGCTACCAGCAGGGCGTCGGGGTGTGGGGCGAACAGGGCATGCAAGCCCTCTGGTCCGCGGCCACGATCAAGCTCGTCGGCGCCGGAGTCGACGACCACGCCTTCCTACAGCGCCTCTCCGGCCTCATCGGCGACCACGACGTCGAGAAGACCTCGACCAGCATCGACCGGACCCGTGGCGCATCCCGGCAGTACTCCACCGCGCGGGAGTCGATCCTCCCTGCCTCGGTGCTCCGCGCTCTCCCCCGAGACCAGGCGGTCCTGCTCGCCACCGGGCGCAAGGCCGGGCTCGGCCGACTGCACCCCTGGTACCGCGAACGCGACAACACCGACATCTCCAGCTACGCCGACACCGCCCTCGAAGAGCTGTGCCGCGCAGCTGCGATCGCGCTCGGCCCGAACAACCCCGTCAACCTGACGAGAGGAACGCCATGA
- a CDS encoding ATP-binding protein, translating to MTAPVPRSWGWAVPGGGRAGHVEPGNRFAGTTSQICGLFPFATPSGSDVRGVPIGRHLHTAEPIGLDPAQWLRTGLVSNTGVWVQGQPGIGKSSITKRMVTGLVGFGMRAVIPGDVKGEYTGLVHALGGSVWRLGRGLESLNPLDAGPLREALRAAPPEDRLRLTETLRARRLSLLEALITIVRRTEPDVTERRLLGAALDVVINADPDHEPVIPEILSVLRAGPAALATIAAVDEPAEYRRFTRTLTNTLGLLCEGAIRGIFDRPSSTRFNPDTPALSLDISALDDDEDEVVAAAMLCSWTWSAGLADAAGYGERRRNVVQVQDELWRALRVAPGLVERSDRITRLGRHRGVVSFQVTHSLDDLEALPTEADRAKARGMASRNGVLLLGGMADKELDGLRRLTSLTRGEAALITSWAAPPTWHSGRTHPGRGKYLIKSGQRLGLPVALTLTPTEIELHDTDRAFRVQGPTS from the coding sequence ATGACCGCACCCGTTCCCCGCTCCTGGGGCTGGGCCGTCCCCGGAGGCGGACGCGCCGGCCACGTCGAACCCGGCAACCGGTTCGCCGGCACCACCAGCCAGATCTGTGGGCTGTTCCCCTTCGCCACCCCCTCCGGTTCCGACGTCCGCGGCGTCCCCATCGGCCGTCACCTGCACACGGCCGAACCGATCGGGCTGGACCCGGCCCAGTGGCTCCGCACCGGCCTGGTGTCCAACACCGGCGTATGGGTCCAGGGGCAACCCGGCATCGGGAAGTCCTCGATCACCAAGCGGATGGTGACCGGCCTGGTCGGGTTCGGCATGCGAGCCGTCATCCCCGGCGACGTGAAGGGCGAGTACACCGGCCTGGTCCATGCACTCGGCGGTTCGGTGTGGCGGCTCGGCCGCGGTCTCGAATCACTCAACCCCCTCGACGCCGGCCCGCTGCGCGAGGCGCTTCGTGCCGCGCCGCCCGAGGACCGGCTGCGCCTGACCGAGACCCTGCGCGCCCGCCGCCTCTCCCTCCTCGAAGCACTGATCACGATCGTCCGACGAACCGAGCCCGACGTCACCGAGCGGCGGCTGCTGGGTGCTGCCCTGGACGTCGTCATCAACGCAGATCCGGACCACGAACCCGTCATCCCGGAGATCCTGTCGGTCCTACGTGCTGGTCCGGCCGCGCTCGCGACCATCGCCGCAGTCGACGAACCGGCGGAGTACCGGCGCTTCACCCGGACCCTCACCAACACGCTCGGGCTGCTCTGCGAAGGAGCGATCCGCGGGATCTTCGACCGCCCCAGCAGCACCCGTTTCAACCCCGACACCCCCGCCCTGTCACTCGACATCAGCGCCCTCGACGACGACGAGGACGAGGTGGTCGCCGCCGCCATGCTCTGCTCCTGGACCTGGTCGGCAGGACTCGCCGACGCCGCCGGGTACGGCGAGCGGCGTCGCAACGTCGTGCAGGTGCAGGACGAGCTCTGGCGTGCCCTGCGGGTCGCGCCCGGGCTGGTGGAGCGGTCCGACCGGATCACCCGCCTCGGCCGGCACCGCGGGGTCGTGTCCTTCCAGGTCACCCACTCCCTCGACGACCTCGAAGCGCTCCCCACCGAAGCCGACCGGGCGAAGGCCCGGGGCATGGCGTCGCGCAACGGGGTGCTCCTCCTCGGAGGCATGGCCGACAAGGAGCTCGACGGACTCCGCCGCCTCACCTCGCTCACCCGTGGCGAGGCCGCTCTCATCACCTCCTGGGCGGCCCCACCGACGTGGCACTCCGGCCGCACCCACCCCGGTCGTGGCAAGTACCTGATCAAGTCGGGCCAGCGGCTCGGCCTGCCCGTCGCCCTCACCCTCACCCCTACTGAGATCGAGCTGCACGACACCGACCGCGCCTTCCGCGTACAGGGGCCGACATCGTGA
- a CDS encoding SCO6880 family protein — MTADPTTREDRPRLYGNWRAERGWGIGALSTPSTVILLVAVLAPLFAVSALPVAALPLAGVSAAVIAALVIRIGGISLVDVVTRRARFYRARAAGWTELSGGVLTEHPRGADLPGVLAPLQPVDVDDGRGGRHALLWHRRTGTLTAVLRCSPVGLDLADPEQTDQWVASWGALLADLGHLPLIRHIAVTVDTAPAGGTTVRDHVARALDPTAPAVARRILDELVALTPTSSAEVDTRVSVCLDPARATPKPVDLLASAVEIGRWLPGIENQLAACGVAVLGRASTGWLTGRIRAAFDPHARPQIARLNEAGHGLAWRDAGPVAAQEQWDGYRHEGGLSVSWALREAPRQAVGPAVLAPLLAPGPFPRRTTWLYDPYPAAQAAAKVENEVTSGQVRRAWAERTRRDETQRERDDRSRALQSAREEAEGAGVGRFTVYVTTTVLHDDDLPAAVADTEQRAGQSKLRLRRLRGSQAAGFAAALGLGIDPADLITHRRGR, encoded by the coding sequence ATGACCGCCGACCCGACCACACGCGAGGACCGGCCGAGGCTCTACGGCAACTGGCGAGCTGAGCGCGGCTGGGGCATCGGCGCATTGTCCACGCCGTCCACCGTCATCCTCCTCGTCGCCGTCCTCGCTCCGCTCTTCGCCGTCTCCGCTCTGCCCGTCGCGGCCCTCCCGCTGGCCGGGGTCAGCGCTGCCGTGATCGCCGCGCTGGTGATCCGGATCGGTGGGATCAGCCTGGTCGATGTCGTCACCCGGCGGGCGCGGTTCTACCGCGCCCGCGCCGCGGGGTGGACCGAGCTCTCCGGTGGCGTCCTGACCGAGCACCCCCGCGGCGCCGACCTGCCGGGCGTCCTGGCACCCCTGCAGCCCGTCGACGTCGACGACGGCCGCGGCGGACGACACGCCCTGCTGTGGCACCGCCGCACCGGCACCCTCACCGCTGTCCTGCGCTGCTCCCCCGTCGGCCTCGACCTCGCCGACCCCGAGCAGACCGACCAGTGGGTCGCCTCCTGGGGCGCACTGCTCGCCGACCTCGGCCACCTCCCCCTCATCCGACACATCGCCGTCACCGTCGACACCGCCCCCGCCGGCGGCACGACAGTCCGCGATCACGTCGCCCGCGCACTCGATCCCACCGCGCCCGCCGTCGCTCGTCGCATCCTCGACGAGCTCGTCGCCCTCACCCCCACCAGTAGCGCCGAGGTCGACACCCGCGTCTCCGTCTGTCTCGACCCCGCACGCGCCACCCCCAAGCCCGTCGACCTCCTGGCCTCCGCGGTCGAGATAGGACGCTGGCTGCCTGGCATCGAGAACCAGCTCGCCGCCTGCGGCGTCGCCGTCCTCGGCCGGGCGTCCACGGGGTGGCTGACCGGCCGCATCCGCGCCGCGTTCGATCCGCACGCCCGGCCGCAGATCGCCCGCCTGAACGAGGCCGGCCACGGCCTGGCCTGGCGCGACGCCGGCCCGGTCGCAGCGCAGGAGCAGTGGGACGGCTACCGCCACGAGGGCGGGCTGTCGGTCAGCTGGGCGCTGCGCGAAGCACCGCGCCAGGCCGTGGGCCCGGCCGTGCTCGCTCCGCTGCTCGCCCCCGGACCGTTCCCGCGACGGACCACCTGGCTCTACGACCCCTACCCCGCCGCTCAGGCCGCAGCGAAGGTCGAGAACGAGGTCACCTCTGGCCAGGTCCGGCGGGCCTGGGCCGAACGCACCCGCCGCGACGAGACCCAGCGCGAGCGCGACGACCGCAGCCGCGCCCTGCAATCCGCCCGCGAGGAGGCCGAGGGCGCCGGCGTCGGCCGGTTCACCGTCTACGTGACCACCACGGTCCTGCACGACGACGACCTCCCCGCCGCCGTCGCCGACACCGAGCAACGTGCCGGCCAGTCGAAACTGCGCCTGCGACGCCTCCGCGGCTCGCAGGCCGCCGGCTTCGCCGCCGCTCTCGGGCTGGGCATCGACCCCGCCGACCTCATCACCCACCGACGCGGACGCTGA
- a CDS encoding HpcH/HpaI aldolase/citrate lyase family protein, whose translation MKGPALLFCPGDRPDRYARAAAASDAVVLDLEDAVAPDAKDAARAAVMRGLADLDPAAVVVRVNATGTPWHAADVAALAAFPDVTLMLPMAQRPEDVEALGPHPVVALCETARGVLEAPRIAAASTSVGLMWGSEDLLADLGGRSGRAPDGTYRPALAEARTRILYAARAAGVAPIDTVLVALDDLDLLAADSADAAAAGYAAKACIHPVQIAVVRAAFRPGDDEISQAEDVLAAAAGQPGVFRFRGRMVDAPVLARAREILRLTHEADATTALRLSKT comes from the coding sequence GTGAAGGGGCCGGCGCTGCTGTTCTGCCCCGGGGACCGCCCCGACCGCTACGCCAGGGCCGCCGCGGCGTCGGACGCGGTGGTTCTCGACCTGGAGGATGCCGTCGCCCCGGACGCCAAGGACGCGGCCCGCGCCGCCGTGATGCGCGGGCTGGCCGATCTCGACCCCGCCGCCGTCGTCGTCCGCGTCAACGCCACCGGCACCCCGTGGCACGCTGCCGACGTCGCCGCGCTCGCCGCGTTCCCCGACGTGACGCTGATGCTGCCGATGGCGCAGCGCCCCGAGGACGTCGAGGCATTAGGCCCGCACCCGGTCGTCGCCCTGTGCGAGACCGCACGCGGCGTCCTCGAGGCGCCCCGGATCGCGGCGGCGTCGACCAGCGTCGGCCTCATGTGGGGCAGCGAGGACCTGCTCGCCGACCTCGGCGGGCGATCCGGGCGCGCCCCCGACGGCACCTACCGCCCCGCCCTGGCCGAGGCGCGCACCCGCATCCTCTACGCCGCCCGCGCAGCCGGCGTCGCCCCGATCGACACAGTGCTCGTCGCCCTCGACGATCTCGACCTGCTCGCCGCGGACAGTGCCGATGCGGCCGCTGCCGGGTACGCGGCCAAGGCGTGCATCCACCCGGTGCAGATCGCCGTCGTCCGGGCCGCCTTCCGCCCCGGCGACGACGAGATATCGCAGGCCGAAGACGTACTCGCTGCCGCCGCCGGGCAGCCCGGGGTGTTCCGGTTCCGCGGGCGCATGGTCGACGCACCTGTCCTCGCCCGCGCCCGCGAGATCCTGCGTCTTACGCACGAAGCCGACGCGACGACTGCGCTACGCCTGTCGAAGACTTAG
- a CDS encoding FAS1-like dehydratase domain-containing protein codes for MPDSATALADHLAHWAPPAVETSRRVDPWSSAAFAALIDAAPPALDAGAPLPPMWHWFTLLDHPATAEIGEDGHPAHGPFLPPIPGRRRMFAGGRLQLSGEIPHGSVLHARSSVTAVTTKTGRSGEMAFVTVRHELSADGAPVAVEEQDVVYRSEPDGAPRRTTPRPESGGPAPAGAWQRTLQTGPVLLSRFSALTYNGHRIHYDTPYATGVEGYPDLVVHGPLLALLALELPRLHSPGARVAEFAYRLVRPTFSPETVVATGSPAADGAEIVVAAQGAAPSLTASVRFEGKQS; via the coding sequence GTGCCCGACAGCGCCACCGCACTGGCCGATCACCTGGCCCACTGGGCCCCGCCCGCGGTCGAGACGTCGCGCCGCGTCGACCCGTGGTCGTCGGCGGCCTTCGCCGCCCTGATCGACGCCGCACCGCCCGCCCTCGACGCCGGCGCACCGCTGCCGCCGATGTGGCACTGGTTCACCCTCCTCGACCACCCGGCCACCGCGGAGATCGGCGAGGACGGCCACCCCGCGCACGGGCCCTTCCTGCCACCGATCCCGGGCCGCCGGCGGATGTTCGCCGGCGGGCGCCTGCAGCTGTCCGGGGAGATCCCCCACGGGTCGGTGCTGCACGCCCGGTCCTCGGTCACCGCGGTCACGACCAAGACCGGCCGCAGCGGGGAGATGGCGTTCGTCACCGTCCGCCACGAGCTCTCCGCCGACGGCGCGCCCGTCGCCGTCGAGGAACAGGACGTCGTCTACCGCTCGGAGCCCGACGGCGCCCCACGGCGCACGACACCGCGTCCCGAGAGCGGTGGGCCCGCACCCGCCGGTGCCTGGCAGCGCACCCTGCAGACCGGCCCCGTGCTGCTCTCCCGGTTCAGCGCCCTGACCTACAACGGCCACCGCATCCACTACGACACCCCCTACGCCACGGGCGTCGAGGGCTACCCCGACCTGGTGGTCCACGGCCCGCTGCTCGCGCTCCTCGCCCTGGAGCTGCCGCGCCTGCACTCCCCCGGCGCCCGCGTCGCAGAGTTCGCCTACCGACTGGTCCGGCCGACGTTCAGCCCGGAAACGGTCGTGGCAACCGGATCGCCCGCCGCCGACGGGGCCGAGATCGTGGTGGCTGCGCAGGGGGCCGCGCCATCGCTCACCGCCTCCGTGCGCTTCGAAGGTAAGCAGTCGTGA